The Pseudomonadota bacterium genome segment ACATGGAGGCGCCCTCCTCCAGCAGATCGGCCAGCATGGCCGTGCCCAGAAGATAGCGCACCGTCCGGCGATCCGTTCTCTCCCGGGCTTCCTGGAGGGCCCGGGGCCATTCACTGGCCTCGTAATCACCCCGGCCCAGCCAGATCAGGGCCATCAGTTCAGTCAGCTCGTCCTCGTTCAGGGCTTCCAGAACACCGGTCAGCTCTTCCTGCGTTGGGTTGTCGCGGGTGGATTCCAGAATGCCCACCTCCTTGTCATCAGCGGCGTTTGATCCGCCCTCCAGATACTCGGGCGGCACCATGGCGCCAAACTCCCGCGCTTTCACAACGATATAGGTCAGCTTGTCCAGGGGCAGGGCCTGCATGATCACTTCCTGCAAAACGGGGAGAACTCTGCTGTTCCAACGCCCTGAATGCAGGATTGTTCCATGAGCACCGGCCTGTCCGCCATAGCTTCAGCGAAGGCGGAAAGCGCAGAAAGGCCAGCCAGAGGGCCACAGAAAACGGTTTGTCACTCCCACTCGATCGTGCCGGGAGGCTTTGACGTCACGTCATAGACCACCCGGTTGATGCCCCGCACCTCGTTGATGATGCGGGTGGCGACGCGTGACAGAAAGGCATGGTCAAAGGCAAAGGAATCCGCCGTCATACCGTCCGATGACGTCACGGCCCGCAGGGCGCAGACGTGGTCATACGTCCGCCCGTCGCCCATCACGCCGACGCTTTTCACAGGCAGCAGGACGGCGAAGGCCTGCCAGATGGCGTCGTAGAGGCCAGCGGCGCGGATTTCCTCCAGGAAAATGGCATCAGCCTTGCGCAGGATGTCCAGCTTTTCCACCGTGATCTTTCCGGGCATGCGCACAGCAAGGCCAGGTCCCGGGAACGGATGGCGTTTCACAAAATCAGCATGCAGGCCCAGTTCGATCCCCAGGGCGCGCACCTCGTCCTTGAACAGCTCGCGCAGGGGTTCCACCAGCTTCAGGTTCATGCGCTCGGGCAGGCCGCCCACGTTGTGGTGACTCTTGATGGTGACCGAGGGACCGCCGGTGAAGGACACGCTTTCGATCACATCGGGATACAGCGTTCCCTGCGCCAAAAACTCCGCGCCGCCGATGCGTTTCGCACAGGCCTCGAACACATCGATGAATGTGGCCC includes the following:
- a CDS encoding DUF3775 domain-containing protein yields the protein MQALPLDKLTYIVVKAREFGAMVPPEYLEGGSNAADDKEVGILESTRDNPTQEELTGVLEALNEDELTELMALIWLGRGDYEASEWPRALQEARERTDRRTVRYLLGTAMLADLLEEGASM